The proteins below are encoded in one region of Mycobacterium botniense:
- the narH gene encoding nitrate reductase subunit beta: MKVMAQMAMVMNLDKCIGCHTCSVTCKQAWTNRAGTEYVWFNNVETRPGVGYPRSYEDQDHWRGGWVRDKKGRLRLRDGGRIRKLLRIFANPKLPTIGDYYEPWTYDYENLTSAPMGDTFPVAAPRSQLTGKPMKVSWGPNWDDNLAGSPETLPNDPVLKKVSDEVKLKFEETFMFYLPRICEHCLNPSCVASCPSGAMYKRSEDGIVLVDQDRCRGWRMCVSGCPYKKVYFNHKTGKAEKCTLCYPRIEVGLPTVCSETCVGRLRYLGLVLYDVDRVLEAASVENDTELYQAQCRILLDPNDPEVITAARAEGISDEWIEAAQRSPVYALINTYKVALPLHPEYRTLPMVWYIPPLSPVVDAVSRDGHDGEDLGNLFGAIEALRIPMAYLAELFTAGDITVVEGVLRRLAAMRSYMRDINLGRETQPHIPHAVGMTEEQIYEMYRLLAIAKYDERYVIPTAYSIDHAAAADELQCSLSFDGGPGMYEFGGFGDDGGEPVPVAVETFHARQHPNDVADVQRRGRVNLLNWDVRGAPAGLFPPRNDRGTASDHAVQR; the protein is encoded by the coding sequence ATGAAGGTCATGGCGCAGATGGCGATGGTGATGAACCTCGACAAGTGCATTGGTTGTCACACCTGCTCGGTGACCTGCAAGCAGGCCTGGACGAACCGCGCCGGCACCGAGTACGTGTGGTTCAACAACGTCGAAACCCGTCCGGGGGTCGGCTATCCGCGCAGCTACGAAGACCAGGACCACTGGCGCGGGGGATGGGTGCGCGACAAGAAGGGACGGCTGCGGCTGCGCGACGGCGGGCGCATCCGAAAGTTGTTACGTATTTTCGCCAACCCGAAGCTGCCCACCATCGGCGACTACTACGAGCCGTGGACCTACGACTACGAGAATCTCACCTCCGCGCCGATGGGCGACACATTCCCGGTCGCCGCACCGCGCAGCCAGCTCACCGGTAAGCCGATGAAGGTGTCGTGGGGACCCAACTGGGACGACAACTTGGCCGGATCACCGGAGACCTTGCCCAACGACCCGGTCCTGAAGAAGGTCAGCGATGAGGTCAAGCTCAAGTTCGAAGAGACCTTCATGTTCTACCTGCCGCGCATCTGTGAGCATTGCCTGAACCCGTCGTGCGTGGCCTCGTGTCCGTCGGGAGCGATGTACAAGCGCAGTGAGGACGGCATCGTGCTCGTCGACCAGGACCGCTGCCGTGGCTGGCGGATGTGTGTGTCCGGATGCCCGTACAAGAAGGTCTATTTCAACCACAAGACCGGCAAGGCCGAGAAGTGCACGTTGTGTTATCCGCGCATCGAGGTCGGGTTGCCGACGGTGTGTTCGGAAACGTGTGTGGGCCGGCTGCGCTACCTCGGGCTGGTGCTCTACGACGTGGACCGGGTGCTGGAGGCAGCGTCAGTGGAAAACGACACCGAGCTCTACCAGGCACAGTGCCGGATCTTGTTGGACCCCAACGATCCTGAGGTCATCACCGCAGCGCGGGCCGAAGGCATCTCTGACGAGTGGATCGAGGCCGCTCAGCGCTCGCCGGTGTACGCGCTGATTAACACCTACAAGGTGGCGCTGCCGCTGCATCCGGAGTATCGGACCCTGCCGATGGTCTGGTATATCCCACCGTTGTCGCCGGTGGTCGACGCGGTCAGCCGTGACGGGCACGACGGCGAGGACCTGGGCAACCTGTTCGGGGCGATCGAGGCGCTGCGCATCCCGATGGCTTACCTGGCTGAACTGTTCACCGCCGGGGATATCACGGTCGTGGAAGGAGTGCTGCGGCGGCTGGCGGCAATGCGGTCCTATATGCGCGACATCAACCTGGGTCGTGAGACTCAACCGCATATTCCGCATGCCGTGGGGATGACCGAAGAACAGATCTACGAGATGTACCGGCTGCTCGCGATCGCCAAATACGACGAGCGCTACGTGATCCCGACCGCCTATTCGATTGACCATGCGGCAGCCGCAGACGAGCTGCAGTGCTCATTATCGTTTGACGGTGGACCGGGGATGTATGAGTTCGGCGGGTTCGGCGACGACGGCGGCGAGCCGGTGCCGGTCGCCGTGGAGACATTTCACGCGCGCCAGCACCCCAATGACGTGGCCGACGTGCAGCGTCGCGGCAGGGTGAATTTGCTCAACTGGGACGTTCGGGGTGCGCCCGCGGGTCTGTTCCCGCCGCGAAATGACCGCGGCACCGCCAGTGATCACGCGGTGCAGCGATGA
- the narJ gene encoding nitrate reductase molybdenum cofactor assembly chaperone: MRLLTRDRSGARMLHNRLVWQAASLLLAYPDERFAERLDTVEALRAHLSGPAAALLGETVAALRARDPMSAAMDYVETFDMRRRSTMYLTYWTAGDTRNRGREMLAFATAYRAAGVEPPRDEAPDHLAVVLEFAATVDPEAGRRLLTEHRVPIGVLRDALARAHSPYQYAVGAVCETLPAATDQDVRRAQRLAQAGPPVESVGLQPFTLTVPPRRQGGSLDE, encoded by the coding sequence ATGAGGTTGCTGACCCGGGACCGCTCCGGCGCCCGCATGTTACACAACCGGCTGGTTTGGCAGGCGGCTTCGTTGCTGCTGGCTTACCCCGACGAGCGATTCGCCGAGCGGCTGGACACCGTCGAGGCGTTGCGGGCGCATCTCAGCGGGCCGGCGGCGGCGCTGCTGGGGGAGACCGTCGCAGCGTTGCGGGCCCGCGATCCGATGAGCGCTGCGATGGACTATGTCGAGACATTCGATATGCGGCGGCGCTCGACGATGTATCTGACGTACTGGACCGCCGGGGACACCCGCAACCGCGGCAGGGAGATGCTGGCATTCGCCACCGCCTACCGCGCTGCCGGTGTCGAGCCGCCGCGCGACGAGGCCCCGGATCACCTGGCCGTGGTGCTGGAGTTCGCCGCCACCGTCGACCCCGAAGCCGGGCGGCGACTGCTGACCGAGCACCGGGTTCCCATTGGTGTCTTGCGCGACGCGTTAGCCAGGGCCCACTCGCCGTACCAGTACGCTGTGGGCGCGGTTTGTGAGACATTGCCCGCCGCGACAGATCAGGATGTGCGCCGGGCGCAACGACTCGCGCAGGCCGGCCCGCCCGTGGAGTCCGTTGGACTACAACCGTTCACGCTAACCGTGCCGCCTCGGCGCCAGGGAGGCTCGTTAGATGAGTAG
- the narI gene encoding respiratory nitrate reductase subunit gamma yields the protein MSSPVFWDIAPYVTLAILIVGTWWRYRYDKFGWTSRSSQIYESRLLQIASPVFHFGILVVLAGHLMGLLVPPRVTQLMHVSSEMYHVQAVLLGGVAGFATVIGLGLLIYRRVTQGPVRLATARSDVVMYVVLVLALLVGLYCTLLGTGPHGGVYHYRHTVGVWFRGIWILQPRGDLMVGAPLDYQLHAVIGMALFCLWPFTRLVHAFSAPIAYLFRPYIVYRSREVAANNELLGSQPRRRGW from the coding sequence ATGAGTAGCCCCGTGTTCTGGGACATCGCGCCGTATGTGACGTTGGCGATCCTGATCGTCGGCACTTGGTGGCGGTACCGCTACGACAAATTCGGCTGGACATCACGCTCGTCGCAGATCTATGAGTCGCGGCTTCTGCAAATCGCCAGCCCCGTCTTTCATTTCGGCATCCTGGTGGTGTTGGCCGGGCACCTTATGGGTTTGCTGGTCCCGCCGCGTGTGACGCAGCTGATGCATGTGAGCTCCGAGATGTACCACGTGCAGGCGGTCCTGCTCGGGGGTGTCGCCGGGTTCGCCACGGTGATCGGTCTGGGGCTGCTGATCTACCGGCGCGTCACCCAGGGCCCGGTACGTCTGGCCACCGCCCGCAGCGACGTCGTGATGTATGTGGTACTGGTGCTTGCGCTGCTGGTGGGCTTGTACTGCACGCTGTTGGGCACCGGACCACATGGCGGCGTATACCACTACCGCCACACCGTCGGGGTGTGGTTTCGCGGAATCTGGATCTTGCAGCCGCGTGGCGATCTCATGGTCGGCGCGCCGTTGGACTACCAACTGCACGCCGTCATCGGCATGGCGCTGTTCTGCTTATGGCCGTTCACCCGGCTGGTGCACGCGTTCAGCGCGCCGATCGCCTATTTGTTCCGCCCGTACATCGTCTATCGCAGCCGGGAGGTGGCGGCGAACAACGAACTGCTCGGATCGCAGCCGCGTCGGCGGGGCTGGTGA
- a CDS encoding ABC transporter family substrate-binding protein has product MDVPKRARVCVVVGVLVSVWTLVVSACTVHPPPAPQSTETSKSTPPPPPRVMQIIVGIDSIGAGFNPHLLSDLSAVNAAISALVLPSAFRPVPDPDTPTGSRWEMDPTLLVSAEVTNDNPFTVTYKIRPEAQWTDNAPIGADDFWYLWRQMVSQPGVVDPAGYDLITGVQSIDGGKQAVVTFSQPYPAWRELFSNILPAHIVKDVPGGFPAGLARALPVTGGQFRVETIDPQRDEILLARNDRYWGPPAKPDLILFRRAGAPAALADSIRNGDTQVAQVHGGSAAFAQLSAIPDVRTARIMTPRVMQLTLRANVPKLADTQVRKAILGLLDVDLLAAVGAGSDNTVTLDQAQIRAPSDPGYVPTAPPAMTRDAALGLLEAAGYEIENDTSASVTAPAADSPTTPVTSGPPEITHGRITKDGKQLSLVIGVASNDPTSVAVANTAADQLRNVGIAATVLALDPVTLYRDALINNRVDAIVGWRQAGGNLATLLASRYGCPALEATAVSTSGTAPTTRAAAPSGSSADPATASTTPTATTPSRAPEPGALVQAPSNITGICDRSIQSNIDAALNGTKNINEVINAVEPRLWNMSTVLPILQDTTIVAAGPSVQNVSLSGAVPVGIVGDAGQWVKTGQ; this is encoded by the coding sequence ATGGACGTGCCGAAACGAGCCAGGGTCTGCGTAGTGGTCGGCGTGCTCGTTTCGGTGTGGACTTTGGTGGTGTCCGCATGCACCGTCCATCCACCGCCGGCGCCGCAAAGCACCGAAACGTCGAAGAGCACGCCACCGCCGCCACCGCGGGTCATGCAGATCATCGTGGGTATCGACTCGATCGGCGCCGGGTTCAACCCGCATCTGCTGTCCGACCTGTCGGCGGTGAACGCGGCGATCAGTGCCTTGGTGCTCCCCAGTGCGTTCCGGCCGGTGCCTGATCCCGATACCCCGACAGGCTCACGCTGGGAGATGGATCCCACCTTGTTGGTGTCTGCTGAGGTGACCAACGATAACCCGTTCACGGTGACCTACAAGATCCGGCCCGAGGCCCAGTGGACCGACAACGCTCCCATCGGCGCCGACGATTTCTGGTACCTGTGGCGGCAAATGGTCAGCCAGCCCGGGGTGGTTGACCCCGCCGGCTACGACCTGATCACCGGTGTGCAGTCGATCGACGGCGGCAAACAGGCGGTGGTGACGTTCTCGCAACCGTATCCGGCGTGGCGGGAGTTGTTCAGCAACATCTTGCCGGCGCACATCGTCAAGGACGTACCGGGTGGTTTCCCGGCCGGTCTGGCCAGAGCGCTTCCCGTGACCGGCGGCCAGTTCCGGGTGGAGACGATCGATCCGCAGCGCGACGAGATCCTGCTTGCGCGCAACGACCGCTACTGGGGTCCTCCGGCGAAACCCGATCTCATTCTCTTCCGCCGGGCCGGCGCGCCCGCGGCGCTGGCCGACTCCATCCGCAACGGTGACACCCAGGTAGCCCAGGTGCATGGCGGGTCCGCTGCGTTCGCGCAGTTGTCGGCTATTCCGGATGTGCGCACGGCCCGGATCATGACACCCCGGGTCATGCAGCTCACGTTGCGCGCGAATGTCCCCAAGTTGGCCGATACGCAGGTCCGCAAAGCCATTCTGGGGTTACTCGACGTTGACCTGCTGGCCGCAGTGGGTGCCGGCAGTGACAACACCGTCACCCTGGACCAGGCGCAGATTCGGGCACCCAGCGACCCCGGGTATGTGCCGACCGCGCCGCCCGCGATGACCCGGGATGCAGCGCTGGGGCTTCTGGAGGCGGCCGGATACGAGATCGAAAACGACACCTCCGCCTCGGTGACGGCACCCGCCGCGGATTCGCCGACAACACCAGTGACGAGCGGGCCGCCGGAGATCACCCACGGCCGAATCACCAAGGACGGCAAGCAGTTGTCGCTCGTCATCGGGGTGGCGTCCAACGACCCTACATCGGTGGCGGTCGCCAATACCGCGGCTGATCAATTACGCAATGTCGGCATCGCCGCGACTGTGCTGGCGCTGGACCCGGTGACGCTCTACCGCGACGCCTTGATCAACAATCGGGTGGACGCGATCGTCGGTTGGCGTCAGGCTGGCGGCAACTTGGCGACACTGCTGGCCTCGCGGTACGGCTGCCCGGCATTGGAGGCGACCGCAGTGTCGACGTCGGGTACTGCGCCGACCACCCGCGCCGCCGCGCCCTCCGGTTCGTCGGCGGATCCCGCCACCGCCTCGACGACGCCGACGGCGACCACACCCAGCCGCGCACCCGAGCCGGGTGCGTTGGTGCAAGCGCCGTCGAACATCACCGGAATCTGTGATCGCAGCATCCAGTCGAATATCGATGCTGCGCTCAACGGCACCAAGAACATCAACGAGGTGATCAACGCGGTCGAACCGCGCCTATGGAATATGTCGACCGTGCTGCCGATCCTGCAGGACACCACCATCGTCGCCGCGGGCCCCAGTGTGCAGAACGTCAGCCTGTCCGGCGCGGTGCCGGTCGGTATCGTCGGTGACGCTGGCCAGTGGGTCAAGACCGGGCAGTGA
- a CDS encoding TetR/AcrR family transcriptional regulator: protein MPQQAGAKTVRSRRRGEVLERALYEATLAELAAVGYGGLTMEGIATRARTGKAALYRRWSSKHDLVQAALIYAVPPLPEPRADRPARENLLAVFTAHCDVLAGKTAFPSLAIMGQLIHEPELRTLYADAVVAPRLRIIESILRAGVRRGEIDGGALTPLTARVGPALINQHLLLTGAPPNRRQLTRIVDTVMARAPVARTGRQASGTPS from the coding sequence ATGCCCCAGCAGGCCGGAGCGAAAACCGTCCGCAGCCGCAGGCGCGGCGAAGTCCTCGAGCGTGCGCTGTACGAGGCGACACTAGCCGAACTGGCTGCCGTAGGCTACGGCGGGCTGACCATGGAGGGGATCGCGACGCGCGCCCGCACCGGCAAGGCCGCACTGTACCGGCGCTGGTCTAGCAAACATGACTTGGTGCAGGCCGCATTAATTTATGCTGTACCGCCGTTGCCCGAGCCCCGTGCCGACCGCCCGGCGCGGGAGAACTTGCTGGCGGTATTCACTGCGCATTGCGACGTGCTCGCCGGCAAAACCGCGTTCCCCAGCCTGGCGATCATGGGCCAGCTGATTCATGAACCCGAACTGCGCACGCTTTACGCCGACGCGGTGGTGGCGCCTCGTTTACGGATCATCGAATCCATCCTGCGGGCCGGCGTGCGCCGGGGCGAGATCGACGGGGGCGCGCTCACTCCGCTCACCGCGCGGGTGGGGCCGGCGCTGATCAATCAGCATCTCCTCCTTACCGGGGCGCCGCCCAACCGGCGTCAGCTCACCCGCATTGTCGACACCGTCATGGCACGTGCACCGGTCGCGCGCACCGGCAGACAGGCCAGCGGCACGCCGAGTTAG
- a CDS encoding PPE family protein, which yields MDFGALPPEINSGNMYAGPGSGPMLAAAAAWSELATELYSMASSFQSVISELTSGPWLGPSSAAMVAAAVPYVAWMSATAAQAEQTALQANAAARAFETAFAMTVPPPVVAANRASLMSLIATNFLGQNTPAIAANEADYHEMWAQDATAMYGYAAASAAAAKLAPFTPPTHPTGLAGQLVTLAQVVGQSLVTDTVDPFVTLYQLLVAVPPALQGLVSPAPSLSGLTNLVSLALSPASVNSLSTFSLPPLAARIATTPVTYLGAAVFGNNVGRAIGLLQTVGPGGLGSILGGSPGTPAALGAVGASSPISAGLGQAPAVGGLSVPPSWAAAAPAVRLAAAAHTSAETAPTAAPAASTALPAHSFGQSLLGALAGRALTGVTARARISVMPRVPAGG from the coding sequence ATGGATTTCGGCGCACTGCCACCGGAAATAAACTCCGGCAACATGTATGCTGGTCCGGGATCGGGACCGATGTTGGCCGCCGCGGCGGCCTGGAGTGAGCTGGCCACCGAGCTCTATTCCATGGCGAGCTCATTTCAGTCGGTGATCTCCGAACTGACCAGCGGGCCGTGGCTGGGACCGTCGTCGGCCGCGATGGTGGCCGCGGCCGTTCCCTATGTGGCATGGATGAGCGCCACCGCCGCACAGGCCGAACAGACTGCACTACAGGCCAACGCGGCGGCCAGGGCCTTTGAGACCGCGTTTGCTATGACCGTGCCTCCGCCCGTGGTCGCTGCCAACCGGGCTTCTTTGATGTCGTTGATCGCAACCAACTTCCTGGGGCAAAACACTCCAGCGATAGCGGCGAACGAAGCCGACTATCACGAGATGTGGGCCCAGGACGCAACGGCGATGTACGGGTATGCAGCTGCGTCGGCGGCTGCGGCGAAATTGGCTCCGTTCACACCGCCGACCCACCCGACCGGGCTGGCGGGCCAGCTCGTCACGCTCGCGCAGGTTGTGGGTCAGTCTCTGGTGACAGACACGGTGGACCCCTTCGTGACGCTCTACCAGCTGCTCGTCGCGGTGCCACCGGCACTGCAGGGGCTCGTGTCACCCGCGCCGTCTCTGTCAGGACTGACGAATCTGGTATCGCTGGCGTTATCGCCGGCGTCGGTGAATTCGCTGTCGACGTTCAGTTTGCCGCCTCTGGCGGCCCGGATCGCCACAACACCAGTGACATATCTGGGAGCCGCCGTCTTCGGCAATAACGTGGGGCGCGCGATAGGCCTACTGCAGACTGTCGGTCCGGGCGGCTTGGGATCGATCCTGGGCGGCAGTCCGGGCACCCCGGCTGCGCTTGGGGCAGTGGGTGCGAGCTCGCCGATCTCGGCTGGTTTAGGCCAGGCGCCCGCTGTCGGCGGATTATCGGTGCCGCCCAGTTGGGCTGCGGCAGCGCCGGCGGTCCGGCTTGCGGCGGCAGCACACACCAGCGCCGAGACTGCTCCGACAGCTGCCCCGGCGGCCTCGACAGCACTCCCGGCACACTCGTTCGGCCAGTCGCTGCTGGGCGCACTGGCCGGGCGGGCCCTCACCGGTGTGACTGCCCGGGCCCGCATCAGCGTGATGCCACGGGTGCCGGCGGGCGGTTAG
- the mshB gene encoding N-acetyl-1-D-myo-inositol-2-amino-2-deoxy-alpha-D-glucopyranoside deacetylase, with amino-acid sequence MQETPRLLFVHAHPDDESIANGATIAHYTARGAHVQVVTCTLGEEGEVIGDRWARLAVDHADQLGGYRIGELTAALHALGVDAPIFLGGAGRWRDSGMPGTPARRQQKFVDADDREAVGALVSIIREQRPHVVVTYDPNGGYGHPDHVRTHAVTAAAVRAAATADHPGSPWTVPKFYWTVLATNALVAGWRALSPQDVRPGWVIPPSTNDFEGFGYSDEHIDAVIEAGNALPAKVAALAAHQTQVSVGPTGRAFALSNNLALPILADEHYVLAAGTAGERDERGWETDLLAGLDLTEPGAR; translated from the coding sequence ATGCAGGAGACGCCGCGGCTGCTGTTCGTGCACGCACATCCGGACGATGAAAGCATCGCCAACGGTGCCACTATCGCCCATTACACCGCGCGCGGTGCCCACGTCCAGGTTGTCACCTGCACCCTCGGCGAGGAAGGCGAGGTGATCGGGGACCGCTGGGCTCGGCTGGCCGTTGACCATGCTGACCAACTCGGCGGTTATCGGATCGGCGAGTTGACCGCGGCGCTGCACGCCCTGGGTGTGGACGCGCCCATCTTTCTCGGTGGAGCGGGTCGCTGGCGTGACTCCGGTATGCCCGGTACCCCGGCGCGGCGCCAGCAAAAGTTCGTTGACGCCGACGACCGCGAGGCGGTCGGCGCGCTGGTATCGATAATCCGCGAGCAGCGCCCGCATGTCGTGGTGACTTATGACCCCAACGGCGGCTATGGGCATCCCGACCACGTCCGCACCCACGCCGTGACCGCGGCGGCGGTGCGCGCGGCCGCCACCGCTGACCACCCCGGCTCGCCGTGGACCGTGCCGAAGTTCTATTGGACGGTGCTAGCGACCAACGCGTTGGTGGCCGGCTGGCGGGCACTGAGCCCCCAGGATGTGCGGCCCGGCTGGGTTATTCCGCCAAGCACCAATGATTTTGAAGGTTTCGGCTACTCTGACGAGCACATCGACGCCGTCATCGAGGCCGGGAATGCTCTACCCGCCAAAGTTGCGGCATTGGCTGCGCACCAAACCCAGGTCAGTGTCGGCCCCACTGGCCGCGCATTTGCCCTCTCGAACAACCTCGCGCTGCCCATTTTGGCCGACGAGCACTACGTTCTCGCCGCCGGCACCGCTGGTGAGCGCGATGAGCGCGGCTGGGAAACCGATCTTCTGGCCGGACTTGATCTGACCGAGCCGGGCGCGCGGTAG
- a CDS encoding bifunctional FO biosynthesis protein CofGH, with product MALNPRRSVALPTPVVPARTAAAGTSALRRVLRRARDGVVLNVDEAAVAMTARGDDLVELCRSAARVRDAGLESAGRRGAAGRLPISYSRKVFIPVTRLCRDSCHYCTFVTVPGKLRAQGAGMYLEPEEVVDIARRGGELGCKEALFTLGDRPEQRWPEAREWLAQRGYDSTLSYVRALAIRVLEETGLLPHLNPGVMSWSELARLKPVAPSMGLMLESTSRRLFETKGLPHYGCPDKDPAVRLRVVTDAGRLSIPFTTGLLVGIGETLQERAETLHAIRKSHKEFGHIQEVIVQNFRAKEHTAMASAPDADIQDFLATVATARLVLGPGMRVQAPPNLVSREECLALIAAGIDDWGGVSPLTPDHVNPERPWPALTELAAVTAQAGYDLVQRLTAHPKYVQAGAAWIDPRVRGHVLALADPATGLARDVNPVGMPWQEPDEVQSGGRVDLHTALDVEGRARQLRSDLDSAFGDWDSIRAQARELVARAPERIDSDVLGALRSAERDPAGCSDAEYLALATADGPALDAVAALADALRRDAVGDDVTFVVNRNINFTNICYTGCRFCAFAQRKGDPDAYSLSVAEVAERAWEAHLAGATEVCMQGGIDPELPVSGYADLVRAVKAKVPSMHVHAFSPMEIANGVTRSGLSIREWLISLREAGLDTIPGTAAEILDDEIRWVLTKGKLPTSLWIEIVTTAHEVGLRSSSTMMYGHVDSPRHWVAHLNVLRDIQDRTGGFTEFVPLPFVHQNSPLYLAGASRPGPSHRDNRAVHALARIMLHGRISHIQTSWVKLGVQRTQVMLNGGANDLGGTLMEETISRMAGSEHGSAKTVAELVAIAAGIGRPARQRTTTYAPLAA from the coding sequence GTGGCTCTGAACCCGCGGCGCAGTGTCGCTCTGCCTACTCCGGTCGTTCCAGCCCGAACCGCGGCTGCTGGCACCAGCGCACTGCGGCGCGTGCTGCGCCGGGCCCGCGACGGGGTGGTGCTCAACGTCGACGAGGCGGCCGTTGCGATGACTGCCCGCGGTGACGACCTGGTGGAGCTGTGTCGCAGCGCGGCGCGGGTACGAGACGCGGGACTGGAATCGGCGGGCCGCCGCGGCGCAGCCGGACGGCTGCCGATTAGCTACTCACGCAAAGTGTTCATCCCGGTCACCCGACTGTGCCGCGACAGCTGCCACTACTGCACGTTCGTCACGGTACCGGGCAAGCTGCGCGCCCAGGGCGCGGGCATGTACCTCGAACCCGAAGAGGTTGTCGACATCGCCCGGCGCGGCGGCGAACTCGGTTGTAAGGAAGCGCTGTTCACCCTGGGTGACCGACCCGAGCAACGCTGGCCCGAAGCACGCGAGTGGCTGGCGCAACGCGGCTACGACTCCACGCTGTCGTACGTGCGGGCGCTGGCAATCCGCGTGTTAGAGGAAACCGGGCTGCTGCCACACCTGAACCCGGGAGTGATGAGCTGGTCGGAGCTCGCGCGGCTCAAGCCGGTCGCCCCGTCGATGGGCTTGATGCTGGAGAGCACGTCGCGGCGGCTGTTCGAAACCAAGGGGCTCCCGCATTACGGATGCCCGGACAAGGATCCGGCTGTCCGCTTGCGCGTCGTAACCGATGCGGGCCGGCTGTCGATCCCTTTCACAACCGGCCTTTTGGTCGGGATCGGCGAGACACTGCAGGAACGCGCCGAGACCTTACATGCGATCCGCAAGTCGCATAAGGAGTTCGGGCACATCCAGGAAGTGATCGTGCAGAACTTCCGGGCCAAGGAACATACCGCGATGGCCTCGGCGCCTGACGCCGACATTCAGGATTTCCTGGCGACGGTGGCCACGGCGCGCCTGGTGCTCGGGCCGGGGATGCGGGTTCAGGCGCCGCCGAATCTGGTGTCGCGCGAGGAGTGCCTGGCGCTGATCGCTGCCGGCATCGACGACTGGGGTGGGGTGTCACCATTGACGCCTGACCACGTCAACCCGGAACGGCCTTGGCCCGCTTTGACGGAGCTGGCTGCCGTCACCGCGCAGGCCGGCTACGATCTGGTGCAGCGGCTCACCGCGCATCCCAAGTACGTGCAGGCCGGTGCGGCGTGGATCGATCCGCGGGTGCGTGGGCACGTGCTGGCACTGGCGGATCCGGCGACGGGCCTGGCGCGCGACGTCAACCCGGTGGGTATGCCGTGGCAGGAACCCGACGAGGTGCAATCTGGTGGGCGCGTCGACCTGCACACGGCTCTCGATGTCGAGGGTCGCGCCCGGCAGCTTCGGAGTGATCTCGACAGCGCGTTCGGGGACTGGGATTCCATTCGCGCGCAAGCGCGCGAGCTGGTAGCCCGCGCACCTGAGCGCATCGACAGCGACGTGCTGGGGGCGCTGCGCTCAGCGGAGCGTGATCCCGCCGGCTGCAGTGACGCCGAGTACCTGGCATTGGCTACCGCTGACGGACCTGCGTTGGATGCGGTGGCGGCACTGGCTGATGCGCTGCGCCGGGACGCGGTCGGCGACGATGTGACTTTCGTGGTGAACCGCAACATCAACTTCACCAACATCTGTTACACCGGATGCCGGTTCTGTGCGTTCGCCCAGCGCAAAGGCGACCCCGACGCCTACTCTCTGTCGGTTGCCGAGGTCGCCGAGCGGGCTTGGGAGGCCCACCTCGCCGGGGCCACCGAAGTATGTATGCAGGGAGGTATCGACCCGGAGCTGCCGGTGAGCGGCTACGCCGACCTGGTGCGGGCCGTTAAGGCCAAAGTGCCCTCAATGCATGTGCACGCGTTCTCGCCGATGGAGATTGCCAACGGGGTTACCAGGAGCGGGTTGAGCATTCGCGAATGGCTCATCAGCTTGCGCGAGGCGGGTCTGGACACCATCCCCGGTACGGCCGCCGAGATTCTCGACGACGAGATCCGCTGGGTGCTCACCAAGGGGAAGCTGCCGACATCGCTGTGGATCGAGATCGTCACCACCGCCCACGAGGTGGGCTTGCGCTCGTCGTCGACCATGATGTACGGGCATGTCGACAGCCCCCGCCACTGGGTGGCTCACCTCAACGTGTTACGCGACATTCAGGACCGCACTGGCGGTTTCACCGAGTTCGTGCCGCTCCCGTTCGTGCACCAGAATTCGCCGCTGTATCTGGCCGGCGCGTCGCGGCCCGGGCCCAGCCACCGCGACAATCGCGCCGTTCACGCCCTGGCTCGGATCATGCTGCACGGTCGCATCTCCCACATCCAGACCAGCTGGGTCAAACTCGGGGTGCAGCGCACGCAGGTGATGCTGAACGGGGGTGCCAACGATCTGGGCGGCACGCTGATGGAAGAGACGATCTCGCGGATGGCCGGTTCTGAGCACGGGTCGGCCAAGACCGTTGCGGAGCTGGTCGCTATCGCCGCGGGCATCGGCCGTCCGGCCCGCCAGCGCACCACCACCTACGCGCCACTGGCCGCCTGA